In Gemmatimonas sp., one genomic interval encodes:
- a CDS encoding pyridoxal-dependent decarboxylase has translation MASDSTFLGDLPPDDFRAAAHAAVDWIADYLEHATQLPVKSRVQPGAIRAALPASAPAQGEPLEAMLRDFRDTIMPGITHWNHPGFFAYFANSASYPGILGELLAAGLNANGMLWVTSPAVTELEQVSLDWLRQLMGMGDGWFGQITDTASVSTFYALAAAREQAGLDVRMQGMAGRADMPRLRVYCSEHAHSSIDKAVIALGLGHENLVKIPADESFRMRPDALESAIQADIAAGFRPIAVVPCVGTTSMTSVDPVRAVVRIARAHGCWVHVDAAYGGVTAIVPEMRHLMDGTDDADSFVVNPHKWLFTPMDCSVMYTKHPEALKRAFALLPEYLITSTQDETVNLMDYGIQLGRRFRSLKLWMVMRAYGAEGIAERIRFHCDLARDFAGMVHFESGGWEITAPVTMSLVCFRYAPAGLSEADIARVNAAIMERVNADGRAYLSHTKLNGKYTLRLAIGNIRTDRRHVETAWADLRAAAAAATAST, from the coding sequence ATGGCTTCCGACTCCACTTTCCTCGGCGATCTCCCTCCCGACGACTTCCGTGCTGCGGCCCATGCCGCCGTGGACTGGATCGCTGATTACCTCGAACACGCCACGCAGCTGCCGGTGAAAAGCCGGGTGCAGCCGGGCGCCATTCGGGCCGCGTTACCCGCGTCGGCGCCGGCGCAAGGCGAACCGCTCGAGGCCATGCTGCGCGATTTCCGCGACACCATCATGCCCGGCATCACGCACTGGAATCATCCCGGGTTCTTCGCCTACTTCGCCAACAGCGCGTCATATCCCGGCATCCTGGGTGAACTGCTGGCGGCCGGCCTCAACGCCAACGGCATGTTGTGGGTGACCAGTCCCGCCGTGACCGAGCTGGAACAGGTGTCGCTCGATTGGCTGCGACAGCTGATGGGCATGGGCGATGGATGGTTCGGGCAGATCACCGACACGGCCAGCGTCAGCACCTTCTACGCCTTGGCCGCGGCGCGTGAGCAGGCCGGCCTCGACGTGCGCATGCAAGGCATGGCCGGACGCGCCGACATGCCGCGCCTGCGCGTGTACTGCAGCGAGCACGCCCACTCGTCGATCGACAAAGCGGTGATCGCCCTCGGACTCGGCCACGAGAACCTCGTGAAGATCCCCGCCGACGAAAGCTTCCGCATGCGCCCCGATGCGCTCGAGTCGGCGATTCAGGCCGACATCGCGGCGGGCTTCCGTCCAATCGCCGTGGTGCCGTGCGTGGGAACGACCAGCATGACCAGCGTGGATCCCGTGCGCGCTGTGGTGCGCATTGCGCGCGCACATGGCTGCTGGGTGCATGTCGATGCGGCGTACGGTGGTGTGACCGCGATCGTACCCGAGATGCGGCATCTCATGGACGGCACCGACGACGCCGACTCGTTCGTGGTGAATCCACACAAGTGGCTGTTCACCCCGATGGATTGCTCGGTGATGTACACGAAGCATCCGGAGGCCCTTAAGCGCGCCTTCGCGCTGCTGCCCGAGTACTTGATCACGAGCACGCAAGATGAGACGGTGAACCTGATGGACTACGGCATTCAACTGGGTCGCCGGTTCCGCTCACTGAAGCTGTGGATGGTGATGCGTGCGTACGGCGCCGAAGGCATCGCCGAGCGCATTCGCTTTCATTGTGACCTGGCGCGCGACTTTGCCGGCATGGTGCATTTCGAGAGCGGTGGATGGGAGATCACGGCGCCCGTCACGATGTCGCTGGTGTGTTTCCGCTACGCGCCGGCCGGTTTGAGCGAAGCCGACATCGCACGGGTGAACGCGGCGATCATGGAGCGCGTGAACGCCGATGGTCGAGCGTATCTGTCGCACACAAAACTGAACGGGAAGTACACGCTTCGACTGGCGATCGGCAACATCCGCACCGATCGCCGCCACGTGGAAACCGCGTGGGCCGATCTGCGCGCCGCGGCCGCGGCCGCGACCGCGAGTACGTAG
- a CDS encoding fasciclin domain-containing protein, which produces MTRFCKLSAAALLLLAACSSAAEKAETSASTSDAAAAVGGQEAVDDTVSQPNVVRVALGSKDHTTLVAALKAADLVSSLANAGPFTVFAPTNAAFDKLPAGTVESLLKPENKLSLKTVLHHHVTTSALDVADLTDGQLLGMVDGVSETITKKDGATYIGGAKVIASVRASNGWVHVIDGVLVPPSK; this is translated from the coding sequence ATGACTCGTTTCTGCAAACTCTCCGCCGCCGCGCTGCTCCTGCTCGCGGCCTGCTCCTCCGCTGCTGAGAAGGCCGAGACCAGCGCCAGCACATCAGACGCGGCCGCCGCGGTCGGCGGGCAAGAGGCGGTCGATGACACCGTCTCGCAGCCGAATGTCGTGCGCGTGGCACTCGGCTCGAAGGACCACACGACGCTCGTCGCCGCACTCAAGGCCGCGGATCTCGTGAGTTCGCTGGCCAACGCCGGTCCGTTCACGGTGTTCGCGCCTACCAACGCCGCGTTCGACAAGCTCCCCGCCGGCACCGTGGAGTCGCTGCTCAAGCCGGAGAACAAGCTCTCACTCAAGACCGTGCTGCACCATCATGTCACCACCTCTGCGCTGGACGTGGCAGATCTCACCGATGGACAGTTGCTCGGCATGGTCGATGGCGTCAGCGAGACCATCACGAAAAAGGATGGTGCCACCTACATCGGTGGCGCCAAGGTGATTGCTTCTGTCCGCGC